From the Paenibacillus sp. MMS20-IR301 genome, the window TCATACCCGTGAGGAGGGCTGTGCAGTGCTGGCCGCCGTGGAGAACGGACTGCTGGAGGAGAAACGGCTGCTGAATTACCGCAAGACGCAGAAGGAGCTGAAGTATCAGAACAGCAAGGAAACAAAGCAGAAGCGCAAGACCCTTGCTGCGGCTGCCAAGAGCACAGCGCCGCGCGCCAAGGGCAACAGCTGGCAGCGGGTGCTGGACGAATATTAAGCCTGCAAGTACGTAAAAAACCCTGACCGCTGTTGAAAGCGGTCAGGGTTTTTTATTGGTAAATGGTCCGGCAAATGAACCCGGAGGGTGCATTGCCGGAGCTATATATAAATAAAAGTCCGGATAACAGTAAAGCGGATGCCTGATTAAAGTGCGGATATCTAAAGCGGGAACCGGACTTTTAATGCTGGCGGATTAGAACGATGCAGCTGCTGTTTTAGCCAGTTGCAGGCCATTTGCAATAATCTCAGCAGATTGCTGCGGGTTCTGGTTGTGACCTTCAATAATAACCTGTGTAGTTTCTTTGAAGCCCCAGAAGTTCAGGTTGCCCATAATGAAGTTAACAGCCATTTCTGCGCTTGCTGCAGGACCTTCGGAATACACGCCGCCTCTGGCGTTCAGTACAGCTGCTTTTTTACCGTTCAGCAGGCCTACCGGACCTTCAGCAGTGTACTTGAAGGTAGTACCGGCTTGGTTCAGGTAGTCGATATAAGTGTGCAGCACGGCCGGAACAGTCATGTTCCAGAGCGGGAAGGCAAATACTACTTTGTCAGCAGCAAGGAACTGGTCCAGATACTTCTTCACAAGTGCTGCCCCAGCTGCTTCTTCCGGAGTAGCTTCGAAGCCTTGGTTAGCCTTGTATACACCGGTAATCAGTGTGTTATCGTAGTATGGAAGCTGTTCAGCGAACAGGTCCAGTTCAGTGATTTCATCTTGCGGATGGGTTTCTTTGTAGCTGGAAAGGAATTCGTTATACAGCTGAACACTTACAGCTTGCTCTGCAGGACGGTTGTTTGCTTTGACGAACAGTACATTTGACATTATGATTTCTCCTTAAATATCTATTTAATATTAACTTTCATTAATATAGCATTTAATTTTTTGTTTGTAAATATCCGTCGAATAAAATTTTTATTTTTCCGACAGTAACATGCTTTCCTTCGCACAAATACCATATCTCTGTTTAATTGCTGACTATATACCGGCAGTTGATCAAGATGTAGTATGACGAAATCCGCAGACATTTATTGCATATTATAGGCAGTGTTTAGAAATCCGGAGCCCGGTTATATAGGATTTACAAGGGGGTTAACCCCGATTGCAAAGGAGCGATTGACATGTCCATTGACCGTTTTATCATTAAGAAACTGGACAGCTGTCACGAAGAACATACCCGGCGCAACCTGGTGAAGCTGTTCAAACTGCGGATTCAGAAGGCAGAGAATGAAGAAAACCGGAATCTCCGGATTGGCTGACATGTACGGTAAATCACCCTTTAAGACCGATTCAACCCATAGGCATCTATATAAGAGCGAAGGGGCACAATCCTGTATGCAGGCTTGTGCTTTTTTTTGTCATCTTTAGAGCAGAGCTGTTATCCCCGGTTTGCTGCAAAAAAATATCCCTCTATTAATAGAGGGACAGGGCCAATGAATCATTTTCACTATAACTGTGCAATATAGCTTCTGAGCCTTTAATTTCGATACTGATCAGTGAATTCAAACATTTCTGCAGGGCATTTTTTCCCTTTTGAATTTTGAGCTCCAAGGTGCTGTTAAGCAGTCGAAGTACTTTTTGGGTAGGCTGTTTGTTTTCTGTAGTAAAGTACACGGGTACAAGTTTGTTCTGAAATGTGATGAGCATTCTCATTTGAAATCACCTCGGTAAAAGTATTTCATGTTATAGATCATACCCTTCATTTCTTAATTTTACCTTAAAATTAGCTTATGATAACATAAAGATTACAAGTTTTATAGTTTTGTTGAATCGTGAACCTGTTATGTGATAAGGTATTTCAGATTTAGGCAAACCGGGAAGGGAATTTAAATGTGAATAATCAAGATGAAATCTGTTTGGCGCAATTCCTGTTCCCTGATGAAGCAGAACGGGCAGCTGCTGCAGGCTTATTGCAGACTGCCCCTGCTGCAGAGCGGATCTGCAGGATCAAATACGCGGAAGGTGAACAGTTTCAGGATGTGTGCCTGCAGGTATTCTGTGACCGGACCGTAGTAACCGGGATGGATAAAGAGGATGGCTACAGCTATGTGCTGGAGGAGCCTGGACAGATCAAGCGGGCTTTCCGTTATCTGTTTAATTGTTCCGAGTACGCCGAAGGCAGGAGTCTGGCTGTACCTGCGCTGGTCCTCTCCGGATATACAGTCCAGAAGCTGCTGGATGAGTCGGGTACCTGCAGTCTGATTATACTGGCTGAACTTCTGGGTGCAGAAACCGGTGATCCGCTGAGCGCCGCAAAGCTGGCGGCAACACTGCACAGCCGCGTGATAACAGGGGTGGTGTGGTTATGTACCCGGAGCGTAAGCAGCTGGTGCCTGCAGCAGGCGGCTTTTGTTGAAGGCTCTGCCGGCGGGTGGCTGCTTAGAGGCGGCTGTGAAAGGGCGCAGGATTTCATTACTGCCTGTCCGTTCACAAGAGCGGAAATGTGCCAGGCATTATATGATTGGATCGTGCTGCCGGGGGCTTCCCGCCATCCAGAATAGAACCGGACGGAGTAATCAGCCGATCCGGCTGCAGTGCTTTCGTTTCTTAAGGCGGAGCCAAAGCTCCGCCGGCCAGTCCCCTGTATTTCCCCGCTTAATCTACTCTAAGATGTTCTGCAGAACCCATTCAGAAGATATTTTTTTTGGTTTCCTTCATTTAATAGAGATTTTTATGTAAGCGTTTCATTATCGCTGCGTAGAACCGGCTTTAACCTTTCCTTAGGCATCCGCATATGCATAGAGCAAGGGCAATAGACCCTGGAGGAAAGGAGCAAACAGGATGAAGATGAAGAAAAAACTGTCATTGTCACTTTTGATAATGATTTTATGCTTTGCGGCTCTCGCCGGCTGCGGCGGTGATTCGGCTGTAAAGGTGAAGATTGGTGAGGTCACCCGTTCTGTATTCTACGCACCGGAGTATGTGGCGCTGTCCCAGAATTTCTTCAAGGATGAAGGGCTGGATGTGGAGCTGCAGACGATACCGGGCGGAGATAAAACGATGACTGCACTGCTCTCCGGTGCCATTGATGTAGCCCTGGTCGGCTCGGAAACATCCATTTATGTGTATCAGCAAGGGGCAGATGACCCCGTAATCAATTTCGCCCAGCTTACCCAGCGTGATGGAACCTTTTTGTTCGCGCGTAATCCGGACAGTGATTTTACATGGGATAAATTGAAGGGCTCAACCTTCCTCGGCCAAAGACAGGGTGGCATGCCGCAAATGGCCGGTGCCTTCACAATGCTGAACAAAGGGATCGACACCTCGAAGGATCTCACGCTGATCCAGAATATTGACTTCGCTAACATTGCCGGTGCGTTTGCTTCCGGTACCGGGGATTACGTGCAGCTGTTTGAGCCGCAGGCGTCGATCTTTGAAAGTGAAGGCCGCGGTAAGGTAGTTGCCTCCTTCGGTGTGGAGAGCGGATATCTGCCGTACACTGTTTTTATGTCCAAGGGCAGCTTTATCAGCAAAAACAAAGATACGGTGCAGAAATTCACCAATGCCATCCAGCGGGCTCAAATTTGGGTGAAGGATCACAGCCCGGAGGAAATCGCCGATGCGGTAATGCCTTATTTTGATAAAACGGACCGGAATATAGTAATCTCGGCAATCAGCCGCTATAAGGAAACAGACTCCTATGCGCTAAACCCTGTCATTGATGACAAAGAATGGAACAATTTGCTCGATGTAATCGACAATGCCGGTGAACTGAAGGAACGAGTTGCTCCCGGCAAGATCGTAGACAACAGCTTCGCGGAGCAAGCGGCAAGCAATATCAAGTAGAAGCTTATGCTTACGAAGTGAGTTTGTTCGGAGCAGAATCAGACGAAGTAATGCTCACAAACTTAAGCTTATGCTTTCGAAGTGAGTTTTGCCGGAGACAATCAGGTTGCATATGCTATACAAAACTTTTAGGAGGGCAAAGATGCTTCCAGTCGTAGAGTTAAAAGAAGTCACGCACGCCTACCTGGGAGACCGCGAGGCTTCACTGGCTATCGAGAACATGAATCTGAGCGTCGGAAAAGGTGAGTTTGTCAGCCTCGTCGGGCCCAGCGGCTGCGGCAAGACTACGCTTTTGTCCATTATAGCAGGGCTGCTTCAGCCCTCGCGAGGTGAAGTGCTGCTCAGCGGACGCCCCAGTACCGGGCCTTCACCGGAGGTCGGCTATATGCTGCAGCAGGATTACTTGTTTCCCTGGCGGACGATCCAGGACAATGCCCTGCTCGGGCTTGAGCTGACCGGCCGGCTGGATGAGCCGTCACGGTCCAAAACACTGCAGCTGCTCGCGGACATGGGGCTGGCGGGCAAAGAGCTTGCCTATCCGGCACAGCTGTCCGGCGGGATGCGCCAGCGTGTCGCGCTGGTCCGGACGCTGGCAACCGACCCCGGTCTGCTGCTGCTGGATGAACCCTTCTCTGCACTGGATTATCAGATCAAGCTGCAGCTGGAGGATCTGGTCTCGGAAACGCTGATGCGCCGGGGAACCACGGCAATTCTGGTCACGCATGATCTGTCCGAGGCGATAGCTGTCAGTAACCGGGTTATTCTGCTGCAGCGTAATCCGGGACGTATCCGTAAAATATTCGATGTACCTGAAGCTATCCGCAGTACACCGCCGCTGTATGCGCGGGATCTGCCCGGCTTCGCGGAGCTGTTTCATGAGGTGTGGAAGGAAATGGAGCTGGCAGGGAGGGATGGTATGTGAGTACAGGATACCGTACTGAAGAAGCAGCCTCCCGGACAACGTGGCTGGAACAGAGGCATGCGGATTACCGGAAGAACAAGCTGCGCCGGAAAAGTCAGGTGCTGGCCGTCCGGAGCAGCCTGCTGATCCTGTTTTTTGTCCTCTGGGAGGCTGGCGCCCGGCTGGGCTGGTTCGATGAACTGCTGTTCAGCTATCCAAC encodes:
- a CDS encoding ABC transporter substrate-binding protein, coding for MKMKKKLSLSLLIMILCFAALAGCGGDSAVKVKIGEVTRSVFYAPEYVALSQNFFKDEGLDVELQTIPGGDKTMTALLSGAIDVALVGSETSIYVYQQGADDPVINFAQLTQRDGTFLFARNPDSDFTWDKLKGSTFLGQRQGGMPQMAGAFTMLNKGIDTSKDLTLIQNIDFANIAGAFASGTGDYVQLFEPQASIFESEGRGKVVASFGVESGYLPYTVFMSKGSFISKNKDTVQKFTNAIQRAQIWVKDHSPEEIADAVMPYFDKTDRNIVISAISRYKETDSYALNPVIDDKEWNNLLDVIDNAGELKERVAPGKIVDNSFAEQAASNIK
- a CDS encoding ABC transporter ATP-binding protein, which produces MLPVVELKEVTHAYLGDREASLAIENMNLSVGKGEFVSLVGPSGCGKTTLLSIIAGLLQPSRGEVLLSGRPSTGPSPEVGYMLQQDYLFPWRTIQDNALLGLELTGRLDEPSRSKTLQLLADMGLAGKELAYPAQLSGGMRQRVALVRTLATDPGLLLLDEPFSALDYQIKLQLEDLVSETLMRRGTTAILVTHDLSEAIAVSNRVILLQRNPGRIRKIFDVPEAIRSTPPLYARDLPGFAELFHEVWKEMELAGRDGM
- a CDS encoding FMN-dependent NADH-azoreductase; the protein is MSNVLFVKANNRPAEQAVSVQLYNEFLSSYKETHPQDEITELDLFAEQLPYYDNTLITGVYKANQGFEATPEEAAGAALVKKYLDQFLAADKVVFAFPLWNMTVPAVLHTYIDYLNQAGTTFKYTAEGPVGLLNGKKAAVLNARGGVYSEGPAASAEMAVNFIMGNLNFWGFKETTQVIIEGHNQNPQQSAEIIANGLQLAKTAAASF